One Candidatus Sulfurimonas baltica DNA segment encodes these proteins:
- a CDS encoding pseudouridine synthase has translation MMRLNKYIAHHSSYSRREADKAIQDGYVRVNGEIQDNPATQVDEKDDIVYVSGKQITPRDKYTVIVYNKPKGELVTKSDPKGRRTIYDGLDKQYKHFIPVGRLDYATEGVLLLTDASKIATALMNSNLERIYKVKIKGEITSEMESAMMNGMTIDDATAGGHSHSKITSMTFAPFIGYKIQKSEHNYSVLKIAISEGQNREIRRFFAHFGTDVADLKRISFAEVELNNLPTGKTRFLSRSEYSALTTFMKAEQKLKRERGEK, from the coding sequence ATGATGAGATTAAATAAATACATTGCCCACCACTCAAGCTACTCAAGAAGAGAGGCTGACAAAGCCATTCAAGATGGCTATGTAAGAGTCAACGGTGAAATTCAAGACAACCCCGCAACACAAGTTGATGAAAAGGATGATATAGTTTACGTAAGCGGAAAACAAATCACTCCTAGAGATAAATACACTGTTATAGTCTATAACAAACCAAAGGGTGAGCTTGTAACAAAGAGTGACCCTAAAGGTAGAAGAACAATATATGACGGATTAGATAAGCAGTACAAACACTTTATCCCTGTTGGGCGTTTAGACTACGCAACCGAGGGTGTTTTACTTCTTACGGATGCTTCTAAAATCGCGACTGCTCTTATGAACTCCAACCTAGAGAGAATATACAAGGTGAAAATCAAAGGCGAAATCACTTCTGAAATGGAGAGCGCTATGATGAATGGTATGACTATTGATGATGCTACTGCCGGTGGACACTCACACTCAAAAATCACTTCAATGACGTTTGCACCTTTTATAGGTTATAAGATCCAAAAGAGCGAACATAACTACTCTGTTTTAAAAATAGCAATCTCTGAGGGTCAAAACCGTGAAATCAGAAGATTCTTTGCCCACTTTGGAACTGATGTTGCAGACCTTAAACGAATTAGTTTTGCAGAGGTAGAGTTAAATAATCTTCCAACTGGGAAAACAAGATTTTTATCTAGAAGCGAATACTCGGCTCTAACTACTTTTATGAAAGCAGAACAAAAACTCAAAAGAGAGCGTGGCGAGAAGTAG
- a CDS encoding replication-associated recombination protein A, translating into MSDFTHLLRPKSFDDLVGQEHLSSPTSPLRVLCEKGVLGHSFFFGPAGCGKTSIARIIAKKMDMPFYEFNATSLKIEQLRKIFEQYRNALQKPLIFIDEVHRLAKNQQEVLLPVMENNSVLIIGASTENPFFSLTSAIRSRSMLFELHHISNEALFKLLDIALENSELTCTDDAKEYLIASSGGDARAMLKLLEFSSNINTNITLDILKSLRPNALSAGSSEAGVHYDLTSAMIKSIRGSDADAGIYYLARLIDGGESAEFIARRLVILASEDIGNANPQALTLTTSAMTSVSKIGYPEARIILAQAVIYLCASPKSNSAYEAINKALNAVNNGVMLEIPKHLRQHGDGYLYPHDFGGFVKQSYMSKYLKFVELKDIGYEKKMKDWIISITNI; encoded by the coding sequence TTGTCAGATTTCACACACCTTTTACGACCAAAAAGCTTTGATGATTTAGTTGGGCAGGAGCATCTTAGTTCTCCAACCTCTCCGCTTAGGGTATTGTGTGAAAAGGGCGTTCTTGGGCATAGTTTTTTCTTTGGTCCTGCAGGGTGTGGAAAAACTTCAATTGCTAGAATTATTGCTAAAAAAATGGATATGCCATTTTATGAGTTTAATGCCACCTCTTTAAAAATAGAACAACTTAGAAAAATTTTTGAGCAGTATAGAAATGCTTTACAAAAACCTCTTATATTTATAGATGAAGTTCATCGTTTGGCTAAAAACCAGCAAGAAGTCTTACTTCCTGTTATGGAAAACAACTCTGTTTTAATCATAGGAGCTTCAACTGAAAATCCATTCTTTTCACTAACATCTGCCATCCGTTCCCGCTCTATGCTTTTTGAACTTCATCACATATCAAACGAAGCACTTTTTAAACTTTTAGATATTGCACTGGAAAATTCTGAGCTTACATGTACTGATGATGCCAAAGAGTATTTGATTGCTAGTAGCGGTGGAGATGCAAGAGCGATGCTAAAACTTTTAGAATTTTCTTCAAATATAAATACAAATATAACACTTGATATTTTAAAATCTTTAAGACCAAATGCTCTCTCTGCAGGAAGCAGTGAAGCCGGTGTTCATTACGACCTAACAAGTGCTATGATTAAATCCATTAGAGGCTCTGATGCTGATGCTGGTATATACTATCTTGCGAGACTTATAGATGGTGGGGAGAGTGCTGAGTTTATAGCCAGACGACTAGTTATTTTAGCCAGCGAAGACATAGGAAATGCAAATCCTCAAGCTTTAACACTTACAACATCCGCCATGACAAGCGTCTCTAAAATAGGCTATCCTGAAGCCAGAATTATTTTAGCTCAAGCTGTGATTTATCTCTGTGCCTCACCAAAGTCAAATTCAGCTTATGAAGCAATCAACAAAGCTTTAAACGCTGTAAACAATGGGGTGATGCTAGAGATTCCAAAGCATCTAAGACAGCATGGAGATGGCTATTTATACCCTCATGATTTTGGAGGCTTTGTAAAACAGAGCTACATGTCAAAATATTTGAAGTTTGTTGAGCTTAAAGATATTGGTTATGAGAAGAAAATGAAAGATTGGATAATAAGCATTACTAATATTTAA
- the rplT gene encoding 50S ribosomal protein L20 — protein sequence MPRVKTGVVRRRRHKKILKLAKGFYSGRRKHYRKAKEQIERSLVYAHRDRKQKKRDFRSLWIVRINAAARLNGMNYSTFMNGLHKSGIELDRKILADMAMNDAAAFTAVATASKAALAS from the coding sequence ATGCCAAGAGTAAAAACAGGTGTTGTTCGTAGAAGAAGACACAAAAAGATTTTAAAATTAGCGAAAGGTTTTTACAGCGGACGCCGTAAACACTACCGTAAAGCTAAGGAACAAATTGAACGTTCATTAGTATATGCACACCGTGACCGTAAGCAGAAAAAACGTGATTTCCGTAGTTTATGGATTGTACGTATTAACGCTGCTGCTCGTCTTAACGGTATGAACTATTCAACGTTTATGAATGGACTTCACAAATCTGGCATCGAGCTTGATCGTAAAATTCTTGCTGATATGGCGATGAATGATGCAGCAGCATTTACTGCAGTTGCAACAGCATCTAAAGCAGCATTAGCTTCATAA
- the rpmI gene encoding 50S ribosomal protein L35, giving the protein MPKMKSVKGAVKRFKVKKNGTVKRGTAFRSHILTKQDAGTRRDQNSSKVVSKADEANIKAMIN; this is encoded by the coding sequence ATGCCAAAAATGAAATCAGTTAAAGGCGCTGTAAAGCGTTTTAAAGTTAAGAAAAATGGCACTGTTAAACGTGGTACAGCGTTTCGTAGTCATATTCTAACTAAACAAGATGCAGGCACTCGTCGTGATCAAAACAGCTCAAAAGTTGTTTCTAAAGCGGATGAAGCAAATATCAAGGCTATGATTAACTAA
- a CDS encoding SDR family NAD(P)-dependent oxidoreductase, translating into MKKIVVTGASSGIGKEISLRLLKLGYAVIGISRGIDNADFSSENFIPLKADLSNSDLTIFTCKSVAQEDIYMLINCAGFGRFEPHEELSTKTIADMVYLNLTAPMLLTNACLRNLKKNSGYLINISSIEAIKASKFAGVYSATKAGLKAFSDSLFEETRKSGLSVTNINPDMTQTNFYDELRFETSSKEDEKLLASDIADAVEHIISMRKGAVVSEYTIRSLNFGISKKKL; encoded by the coding sequence TTGAAAAAAATTGTTGTAACTGGAGCTAGTAGCGGAATAGGAAAAGAGATTAGTTTAAGACTTTTGAAACTTGGATATGCGGTTATTGGAATCAGCAGAGGTATTGATAATGCAGATTTTAGCAGTGAAAACTTTATACCACTCAAGGCTGATCTATCAAACTCAGATTTAACAATCTTTACATGTAAGAGTGTTGCACAAGAGGATATCTACATGCTGATTAACTGCGCTGGATTTGGAAGATTTGAGCCTCATGAGGAGTTAAGCACCAAAACTATTGCAGATATGGTTTATCTTAATCTCACAGCACCAATGCTACTTACTAATGCTTGTCTGAGAAATTTGAAAAAAAACAGTGGCTATCTTATAAACATAAGTAGTATTGAGGCTATAAAAGCGAGTAAGTTTGCGGGGGTTTACTCTGCAACAAAAGCTGGACTAAAAGCTTTTAGCGACTCTCTTTTTGAAGAGACAAGAAAAAGCGGACTAAGTGTTACAAATATAAATCCAGATATGACCCAAACAAATTTTTATGACGAGCTTAGATTTGAAACAAGCTCTAAAGAGGATGAAAAACTGTTAGCTTCGGACATAGCCGATGCCGTTGAACATATAATAAGCATGAGAAAGGGTGCAGTTGTAAGCGAATACACCATAAGAAGTTTGAATTTTGGGATTTCTAAAAAGAAGTTATAG
- the fliS gene encoding flagellar export chaperone FliS: MYGSAAHNIYAQNNVEVESPAKLIEMLYEGVLRFNAQAKKAVKDKDIEKKVYWINRSIAIITELISILDLKQGKVSKYLEGLYNYEIQLLSQANVHNDITKIDEVSNVFKGLSDAWRETNNVAH; the protein is encoded by the coding sequence ATGTATGGTAGCGCAGCTCATAATATTTATGCACAAAATAATGTAGAGGTTGAATCTCCGGCTAAGCTGATTGAGATGCTCTATGAAGGTGTTCTTCGTTTTAATGCTCAGGCAAAAAAAGCTGTTAAAGACAAGGATATAGAAAAAAAAGTTTATTGGATAAACCGTTCTATTGCTATTATTACTGAACTTATATCTATTTTGGACCTAAAGCAGGGGAAAGTATCCAAGTACTTAGAGGGTCTTTATAACTATGAGATTCAGCTTTTGTCACAAGCAAATGTACATAATGATATAACAAAAATTGATGAAGTAAGTAATGTATTTAAAGGTCTCTCAGATGCATGGAGAGAAACGAACAATGTGGCTCACTAG
- the fliD gene encoding flagellar filament capping protein FliD — translation MAISSLGVGSSILTQDVIDQLRAADDAQFINPIDRSISADKAKQDELDVVDAHMTNLIDSINEIKSNTLFDERSAEVTGTSVEVTADANTDVQDFTLNVVNLATKQIEQSGAFALNTETIATAAGSINLNIDGLDFSIAYDETTTLDDLKNAINDAATDKANATVVQISAGEFRLFVSSADTGTTQDITITDSTGNLTDTRLTTDMTAIQTGVDANFTFNGQAITRTSNNIDDLVTGLNITLKEVGLSTVSVQQNLETIMEKFDSFVEHYNATISELNKMTTPGEEEEDRGVFSKESTIKSMKSSIESMVLSIGGGVGSMIDYGFDVDKDGVMSLDKDLLTEKLNDNSTNVEAFFAGGTFTNPDASTVLLDGAFTEFSTKVESYTKYNAILDQFRDSITHNISSLEDRKESATARLEAKYEIMAKRFAAYDLMISKFNSASSMFTQMANAQTAASN, via the coding sequence ATGGCTATAAGTTCACTAGGTGTTGGATCAAGTATTTTAACACAGGATGTCATAGATCAGCTTAGAGCGGCTGATGATGCGCAATTTATTAATCCTATAGATAGAAGTATTTCAGCCGATAAGGCAAAACAAGATGAGTTGGATGTCGTTGATGCTCATATGACAAATCTTATAGATAGTATTAATGAAATTAAAAGTAATACTCTTTTTGATGAAAGAAGTGCAGAAGTAACAGGAACATCTGTAGAGGTTACAGCTGATGCAAATACAGATGTTCAAGATTTTACATTAAATGTAGTAAATTTAGCCACTAAACAGATAGAGCAGTCAGGAGCCTTTGCTTTAAATACTGAAACTATCGCAACAGCTGCAGGCAGTATAAACTTAAATATAGATGGCTTAGATTTTAGTATAGCATATGATGAAACTACAACTTTGGATGACTTGAAAAATGCTATAAATGATGCTGCTACAGATAAAGCAAACGCTACTGTAGTTCAAATAAGTGCTGGAGAGTTCCGTTTATTTGTAAGTTCTGCAGATACAGGGACAACGCAGGATATAACTATAACAGACAGCACCGGAAATCTTACAGATACTCGTTTGACTACTGATATGACTGCAATTCAAACTGGTGTTGACGCAAACTTTACATTTAATGGTCAGGCTATAACCCGTACTAGTAATAATATAGATGATTTAGTCACAGGCTTAAATATTACTTTAAAAGAAGTGGGCTTATCTACTGTCAGTGTGCAGCAAAATTTAGAAACTATTATGGAAAAATTTGACAGTTTTGTTGAACATTACAATGCAACAATTTCAGAATTAAATAAAATGACTACACCTGGTGAAGAGGAAGAGGATAGAGGAGTCTTCTCTAAAGAGAGCACTATTAAAAGTATGAAGAGTTCAATTGAAAGCATGGTCCTGAGTATTGGTGGCGGTGTTGGTTCAATGATTGATTATGGTTTTGATGTAGATAAAGATGGTGTAATGAGTCTAGATAAAGATTTGTTAACTGAAAAACTTAATGATAATTCAACAAATGTTGAAGCATTTTTTGCTGGGGGGACATTTACTAATCCTGATGCTTCGACTGTTTTACTAGATGGCGCATTTACAGAATTTTCAACAAAAGTAGAGAGTTATACAAAATATAATGCGATTTTAGATCAGTTTAGAGATTCTATTACACATAATATTTCCTCACTTGAAGATAGAAAAGAATCAGCTACTGCAAGACTAGAAGCTAAGTATGAAATAATGGCTAAACGATTTGCTGCATATGATTTAATGATTAGCAAGTTCAATTCAGCTTCATCAATGTTTACTCAAATGGCAAATGCTCAGACAGCAGCTTCAAATTAG
- a CDS encoding flagellin has product MDTRIGALDTIRANIGADQNSLESVVRNISVTQVNVESAQSTLRDVDFAAESANFAKHNILAQSGSYAMSQANAVQQNVLKLLQ; this is encoded by the coding sequence ATGGATACTCGTATCGGTGCACTTGACACAATTAGAGCAAATATTGGTGCGGATCAAAACTCACTTGAGTCAGTAGTTAGAAATATTTCTGTTACTCAAGTAAATGTAGAGTCAGCTCAATCAACTTTGAGAGATGTTGACTTTGCTGCAGAGAGTGCAAACTTTGCAAAACACAATATTTTAGCTCAATCTGGCTCATACGCTATGAGTCAAGCTAATGCTGTTCAACAAAACGTTCTTAAACTTTTACAATAG